A single Stutzerimonas stutzeri DNA region contains:
- a CDS encoding PrkA family serine protein kinase, with the protein MSIFSHFQQRFEATRQEEYSLQEYLDLCKEDRGTYATAAERLLMAIGEPELIDTSADPRLSRIFSNKVIRRYPAFEDFHGMEDCIDQIVSYFRHAAQGLEEKKQILYLLGPVGGGKSSLAEKLKQLMERVPFYAIKGSPVFESPLGLFNPAEDAQILEEDYGIPRRYLNSIMSPWATKRLQEFGGDISQFRVVKLYPSILNQIAIAKTEPGDENNQDISALVGKVDIRKLEEFPQNDADAYSYSGALCRANQGMMEFVEMFKAPIKVLHPLLTATQEGNYNSTEGLGAIPYNGILLAHSNESEWHTFRNNKNNEAFIDRIYIVKVPYCLRVTDEIKIYDKLLFNSSLSKAHCAPDTLKMLAQFSVLSRLKEPENSNIYSKMRVYDGENLKDTDPKAKSIQEYRDTAGVDEGMNGLSTRFAFKILSKVFNFDPHEIAANPVHLLYVLEQQIEQEQFPAEVRERYLRFIKEYLAPRYVDFIGKEIQTAYLESYSEYGQNIFDRYVLYADFWIQDQEYRDPETGEILNRAALNEELEKIEKPAGISNPKDFRNEIVNFVLRARANNNGKNPSWLSYEKLRVVIEKKMFSNTEDLLPVISFNAKASKEDQKKHNDFVVRMVERGYTEKQVRLLSEWYLRVRKSQ; encoded by the coding sequence GGTACCTACGCCACCGCAGCCGAGCGCCTGTTGATGGCGATCGGCGAACCCGAGCTGATCGACACCTCGGCCGACCCTCGCCTGTCGCGGATTTTTTCCAACAAGGTCATCCGCCGCTATCCCGCGTTCGAGGACTTCCACGGGATGGAAGATTGCATCGACCAGATCGTGTCCTACTTCCGGCATGCCGCGCAGGGCCTGGAAGAGAAAAAGCAGATCCTTTACCTGCTGGGCCCGGTCGGCGGCGGCAAGTCGTCACTGGCCGAAAAACTCAAGCAGTTGATGGAGCGGGTGCCGTTCTACGCGATCAAGGGCTCGCCGGTCTTCGAGTCGCCCCTGGGCCTGTTCAATCCGGCAGAGGATGCGCAGATTCTCGAAGAGGATTACGGCATCCCGCGTCGCTATCTGAATTCGATCATGTCGCCCTGGGCGACCAAGCGCCTGCAGGAATTCGGCGGCGATATCAGTCAGTTCCGCGTGGTCAAGCTGTATCCCTCGATCCTCAACCAGATCGCGATCGCCAAGACCGAGCCGGGCGACGAAAACAACCAGGACATTTCCGCGCTGGTGGGCAAGGTGGATATCCGCAAGCTGGAGGAATTCCCGCAGAACGATGCCGATGCCTACAGCTACTCGGGCGCCCTGTGCCGCGCCAACCAGGGCATGATGGAATTCGTCGAGATGTTCAAGGCGCCGATCAAGGTGCTGCACCCGCTGCTGACTGCCACCCAGGAGGGCAACTACAACAGCACCGAAGGCCTTGGTGCGATTCCCTACAACGGCATCCTGCTGGCCCACTCCAACGAGTCGGAATGGCATACCTTCCGTAACAACAAGAACAACGAAGCCTTCATCGACCGCATCTATATCGTCAAGGTGCCGTACTGCCTGCGGGTGACCGATGAAATCAAGATCTACGACAAGCTGCTGTTCAACAGCTCGCTGTCGAAGGCCCACTGCGCCCCCGACACGCTGAAGATGCTGGCGCAGTTCTCCGTGCTGAGCCGCTTGAAGGAGCCGGAAAACTCTAATATCTATTCGAAGATGCGCGTCTATGACGGCGAAAATCTCAAGGACACCGATCCCAAGGCCAAGTCGATCCAGGAGTACCGCGACACCGCGGGCGTGGACGAGGGCATGAACGGTCTGTCGACGCGCTTCGCCTTCAAGATTCTGTCCAAGGTGTTCAACTTCGACCCGCACGAGATCGCCGCCAACCCGGTGCACCTGCTCTACGTGCTGGAACAGCAGATCGAGCAGGAACAGTTCCCCGCCGAGGTGCGCGAGCGCTACCTGCGCTTCATCAAGGAATACCTGGCGCCTCGCTACGTCGATTTCATCGGCAAGGAAATCCAGACCGCCTACCTCGAGTCCTACAGCGAGTACGGCCAGAACATCTTCGACCGCTACGTGCTCTATGCCGATTTCTGGATTCAGGACCAGGAATACCGCGACCCGGAAACCGGCGAGATCCTCAACCGCGCCGCGCTCAACGAAGAACTGGAGAAGATCGAGAAACCGGCCGGCATCAGCAACCCGAAGGATTTCCGCAACGAAATCGTCAACTTCGTGCTGCGTGCCCGAGCCAACAACAACGGCAAGAACCCGTCCTGGCTCAGCTACGAGAAGCTGCGGGTCGTGATCGAGAAGAAAATGTTCTCCAACACCGAGGACCTGCTACCGGTCATCAGTTTCAACGCCAAGGCGAGCAAGGAGGACCAGAAGAAACACAACGATTTCGTCGTGCGCATGGTCGAGCGCGGCTATACCGAGAAACAAGTACGTCTGCTTTCGGAATGGTATCTGCGGGTACGTAAATCGCAGTAA